One region of Mycolicibacterium insubricum genomic DNA includes:
- a CDS encoding nuclear transport factor 2 family protein, protein MSDDRRPSRIEDLVEIQQLLAKYAVTITQGDTDGLISVFTPDGTYSAFGDTYTLNRFPVLVDAAPKGLFMTGTALVDLEEGADTATGTQPLCFIEHSRHDMRIGYYRDSYLRTEDGWRLKTRAMTFIRRSGDHDHGRPHAIGRPEAG, encoded by the coding sequence GTGAGCGACGACCGCCGGCCGAGTCGCATCGAGGATCTGGTCGAGATCCAGCAACTGCTGGCCAAGTACGCCGTCACCATCACCCAGGGCGACACCGACGGTCTGATCAGCGTTTTCACCCCAGACGGCACCTACAGCGCATTCGGTGACACCTACACGCTCAACCGGTTCCCGGTGCTCGTCGACGCCGCGCCCAAGGGCCTGTTCATGACCGGCACCGCGCTGGTCGACCTGGAGGAGGGTGCCGACACCGCCACCGGAACCCAGCCGCTGTGCTTCATCGAGCACTCCCGCCACGACATGCGGATCGGCTACTACCGGGACAGCTACCTGCGCACCGAGGACGGCTGGCGGCTGAAAACCCGTGCCATGACGTTCATCCGGCGCAGCGGCGACCACGACCACGGTCGCCCGCACGCAATCGGGAGACCCGAAGCCGGATGA
- a CDS encoding SRPBCC family protein, whose product MAHFPKPAVGSWTENWPELGTAPVDYTDSIDPEQWKLEQQAIFRKLWLHVGRVERLPKAGSYFTREMPSVGPGTSIIVNKDKEGNIHAFYNLCRHRGNKLVWNDYPGEEVSGSCRQFTCKYHAWRYALNGDLTFIQQEDEFFDVDKADYPLKPVRCEVWEGFIFVNFDDDAEPLEDYLGDFAKGLQGYPFHEMTEHYSYRAEIKSNWKLFIDAFVEFYHAPILHMKQATPEEAAKLAKVGFEALHYDIKDQHSMISSWGGMSPPKDLSMVKPIERILHSGLFGPWDRPDIKGILPDELPPAVNPARQPTWGQDSFEFFPNFTLLLWVPGWYLTYNYWPTGVDSHIFEANLYFVPPKNTRQRLSQELAAVTFKEYALQDANTLEATQTQIGTRAVTEFPLCDQEILLRHLHHTAHKYVDAYKLEQAAKGATANATNGCPKETAHV is encoded by the coding sequence ATGGCGCATTTTCCGAAACCAGCCGTCGGAAGCTGGACCGAGAACTGGCCGGAGCTGGGCACCGCTCCGGTCGACTACACCGACTCGATCGACCCCGAGCAGTGGAAACTGGAGCAGCAGGCCATCTTCCGCAAGCTGTGGCTGCACGTCGGCCGCGTGGAGCGCCTGCCCAAGGCTGGTAGCTACTTCACCCGGGAGATGCCGTCGGTGGGCCCGGGCACCTCGATCATCGTCAACAAGGACAAAGAGGGCAACATCCACGCCTTCTACAACCTGTGCCGCCACCGCGGCAACAAGCTGGTGTGGAACGACTACCCCGGCGAAGAAGTCTCCGGCAGCTGCCGCCAGTTCACCTGCAAGTACCACGCCTGGCGCTACGCGCTCAACGGTGACCTGACGTTCATCCAGCAGGAGGACGAGTTCTTCGACGTCGACAAGGCCGACTACCCGCTCAAGCCGGTGCGCTGCGAGGTCTGGGAAGGCTTCATCTTCGTCAACTTCGACGACGACGCCGAACCGCTGGAGGACTACCTGGGTGATTTCGCCAAGGGCCTGCAGGGTTACCCGTTCCACGAGATGACCGAGCACTACAGCTACCGCGCGGAGATCAAGTCGAACTGGAAGCTGTTCATCGACGCGTTCGTCGAGTTCTACCACGCCCCGATCCTGCACATGAAGCAGGCGACCCCGGAAGAGGCCGCCAAGCTGGCCAAGGTCGGATTCGAGGCGCTGCACTACGACATCAAGGACCAGCACTCGATGATCTCGTCCTGGGGCGGCATGAGCCCGCCCAAGGACCTCAGCATGGTCAAGCCGATCGAGCGGATCCTGCACTCGGGCCTGTTCGGCCCGTGGGACCGGCCCGACATCAAGGGCATCCTGCCCGACGAGCTGCCCCCGGCGGTCAACCCGGCGCGCCAGCCCACCTGGGGCCAGGACTCCTTCGAGTTCTTCCCCAATTTCACACTGCTGCTGTGGGTTCCGGGCTGGTACCTGACCTACAACTACTGGCCGACCGGGGTCGACAGCCACATCTTCGAGGCCAACCTGTACTTCGTACCGCCGAAGAACACCCGCCAGCGCCTGAGCCAGGAGCTTGCCGCGGTGACGTTCAAGGAGTACGCGCTGCAGGACGCCAACACCCTGGAGGCGACCCAGACCCAGATCGGCACCCGGGCGGTCACCGAGTTCCCGCTCTGCGACCAGGAGATCCTGCTGCGCCACCTGCATCACACCGCGCACAAGTATGTTGACGCCTACAAGTTGGAGCAGGCGGCCAAGGGTGCCACCGCCAACGCCACCAACGGTTGCCCGAAGGAGACCGCACATGTCTGA
- a CDS encoding metal-dependent hydrolase family protein has product MSDAKRAGGPKRLTLKAAGLLDVDAGAIIRPGIVAVEDDRIVGIGGDGVDPAAPVIDLGDAVLLPGLMDMEVNLLMGGKGENPVLSQVQDDPATRVLRAVGNARRTLRAGFTTVRNLGLFVKTGGYLLDVALGKAIDAGWIEGPRVVPAGHAITPTGGHLDPTMFAAFMPGVLELTIEEGIANGVDEIRKAVRYQIKHGAQLIKVCCSGGVMSLTGEAGAQHYSDEELRVIVDEAHRRGLRVAAHTHGAEAVKHAVACGIDCIEHGFLMDDEAIQMLVDNDRFLVTTRRLAQAMDVSKAPKVLQDKAAEMFPKAETSIKAAYEAGVKIAVGTDAPAIPHGRNADELVTLVEWGMPADAVLRAATVVAADLINVTDRGRLAAGQVADIIAVPGDPLADITVTRNVNFVMKGGTVYRNDLSPNGGAQ; this is encoded by the coding sequence GTGTCGGACGCGAAACGAGCCGGCGGCCCCAAGCGGCTGACCCTCAAAGCGGCCGGACTGCTCGACGTCGATGCCGGGGCGATCATTCGCCCCGGCATCGTCGCCGTCGAAGACGATCGGATCGTCGGGATCGGCGGCGACGGGGTCGACCCGGCCGCCCCGGTGATCGACCTCGGCGACGCCGTACTGCTGCCCGGCCTGATGGACATGGAAGTGAACCTGCTGATGGGCGGCAAGGGCGAGAACCCGGTCCTGTCCCAGGTCCAGGACGATCCGGCGACCCGGGTGCTGCGCGCGGTGGGCAATGCGCGGCGCACCCTGCGGGCCGGATTCACCACCGTCCGCAACCTCGGTCTGTTCGTCAAGACCGGCGGCTACCTGCTGGACGTCGCGCTGGGCAAGGCCATCGACGCGGGCTGGATCGAGGGACCGCGGGTGGTTCCCGCCGGGCACGCGATCACCCCCACCGGCGGACACCTGGACCCCACCATGTTCGCCGCGTTCATGCCCGGCGTGCTGGAGCTGACCATCGAAGAGGGCATCGCCAACGGCGTCGATGAGATCCGCAAGGCGGTGCGCTACCAGATCAAGCACGGCGCTCAGCTGATCAAGGTGTGCTGTTCCGGCGGCGTCATGTCGCTCACCGGAGAGGCGGGCGCGCAACACTATTCGGACGAGGAACTCCGCGTCATCGTCGACGAGGCGCATCGGCGCGGCCTGCGGGTCGCCGCGCACACGCACGGCGCCGAAGCCGTCAAGCACGCGGTAGCCTGCGGCATCGACTGCATCGAGCACGGCTTCCTGATGGACGACGAGGCCATCCAGATGCTGGTGGACAACGACCGATTCCTGGTCACCACCCGCCGGCTGGCCCAGGCTATGGACGTCTCCAAGGCACCGAAGGTGCTGCAGGACAAGGCTGCCGAGATGTTCCCGAAGGCCGAAACCTCGATCAAGGCGGCGTACGAGGCCGGGGTGAAAATCGCCGTCGGCACCGACGCACCGGCGATCCCGCACGGTCGCAACGCCGACGAACTGGTCACCCTGGTGGAATGGGGTATGCCGGCCGATGCCGTGCTGCGCGCGGCCACCGTGGTCGCGGCAGACCTGATCAACGTGACCGACCGCGGGCGCCTGGCGGCCGGGCAGGTCGCCGATATCATTGCCGTGCCCGGCGATCCGCTGGCCGACATCACCGTGACCCGAAACGTCAACTTCGTCATGAAGGGTGGAACCGTGTACCGAAACGACCTGTCCCCCAACGGAGGCGCACAGTGA